Proteins encoded within one genomic window of Carassius carassius chromosome 22, fCarCar2.1, whole genome shotgun sequence:
- the LOC132098532 gene encoding tubby-related protein 3-like, which yields METVKSSSQSAYSRWSYRTRIDGPAALLGSEAPDLCCKIQVQSVSRPQQTSLPSAEEPETDADTHTLLERRGLSGSMNYDEASDDDDDEELNTESTRPASASSTKSTTECVPLGSPSAEGSSIEVDNLEEFVLRPAPRGVTIKCRVSRDKKGMDRGLYPTYFMHLEREDGKKVFLLAGRKRKKSKTSNYLISVDATDLSREGESFIGKLRSNLMGTKFTVYDNGTNPSKTPGALLEETNTRQELATICYETNVLGFKGPRKMTIIIPGMNMNFERVPVRPACEQESLLSKWQNHSLENLIELHNKAPVWNDDTQSYVLNFHGRVTQASVKNFQIVHENDPDYIVMQFGRVAEDIFTLDFNYPMCALQAFAIGLSSFDSKLACE from the exons ATGGAGACGGTGAAGAGCTCTTCTCAGTCCGCTTACAGCCGCTGGTcatacag GACTC gcatCGACGGCCCCGCAGCTCTTCTGGGTTCAGAAGCTCCAGATCTGTGCTGTAAGATCCAGGTTCAGTCGGTCAGTCGACCGCAGCAGACCTCACTGCCCTCCGCAgaagagccagagacagacgccgacacacacacactgctggagaGACgcg GACTGTCTGGCAGCATGAACTACGACGAggccagtgatgatgatgatgatgaagagctGAACACAGAGAGCACTCGTCCTGCGTCGGCCTCCAGCACCAAATCCACCacg GAGTGTGTCCCGCTGGGTTCTCCATCAGCTGAGGGCTCCTCCATTGAGGTGGATAATCTGGAGGAGTTTGTTCTCCGTCCGGCTCCGAGGGGGGTCACCATCAAGTGTCGCGTCTCACGGGACAAGAAGGGCATGGACCGCGGTCTCTATCCCACGTACTTCATGCACCTGGAGAGAGAAGACGGCAAGAAG GTGTTCTTACTGGCCGGACGCAAGAGGAAAAAGAGCAAAACATCCAACTATCTGATCTCTGTGGACGCCACAGATCTGTCCCGTGAGGGCGAGAGCTTCATAGGAAAACTGAG GTCTAATCTGATGGGAACCAAGTTTACGGTGTACGATAACGGCACGAACCCCTCGAAAACCCCCGGAGCGCTGCTGGAGGAGACCAACACTCGGCAGGAGCTCGCCACCATCTGCTAC gagACGAATGTTCTGGGCTTCAAAGGGCCGCGGAAGATGACCATCATCATTCCTGGGATGAACATGAACTTCGAGCGTGTTCCGGTTCGTCCGGCGTGT gagcaGGAGTCTCTGCTGAGTAAATGGCAGAATCACTCGCTGGAGAATCTGATCGAGCTGCACAATAAAGCGCCGGTGTGGAACGACGACACACAGTCTTACGTGCTCAACTTCCATGGCAGAGTCACGCAGGCCTCCGTCAAGAACTTCCAGATCGTCCACGAGAACGACC CTGATTACATCGTGATGCAGTTTGGTCGTGTGGCGGAGGACATCTTCACTCTGGACTTTAATTACCCCATGTGTGCCCTGCAGGCCTTTGCTATCGGCCTGTCCAGCTTCGACAGCAAACTGGCCtgcgagtga